In Flavobacterium luteolum, the DNA window ATTGACCAGATTGCAGAAACAGAAAACATTCAGGTTGATTTTTTTAGCGAAAGACTATCAAGAATCACTAGATATTTTGACATGCTTACCAATTCGTTCAGCATTATGGAAAACGGAATGGAAGTAGATCAATACATGAAATTTAGAAATACTCTTACTCCAGCAAGCGGATTCCAGAGTGCTCAATATAGAATGATTGAATTTGCCTCTACAGATGTTATCAACTTAACAGATCGCAGATACAAAGCAAACTTTGATGAAAACACCGATTTAGAAACCAGTTTTGAACACCTTTATTGGCAAGCTGCCGGAAAAGACTATCACACTGGCGAAAAATCGTATTTACTAAATGAATTTGAAAAAAAATACAAAGAGCAATTTTTAAGACAAATGGCTTCGTTTAAAACGAAAAACATTTGGCAAAAATTCACGCAATTACCAATTGAAGATCAGCAAAATGCAGCGTTGATAGATGCAATGCGCCATTATGACAAAACGGTAAATATTACGTGGGTAATGCAGCACTTAAATACTGCAAGAAAATACATCTTGGAAAGCGGAAAAGGCAATGGAGAAGCAACAGGAGGAAGTGACTGGCAAAAATATATGCATCCAAAATACCAAAGACGCATCTTTTTTCCTAAATTGTGGACCGAAGAAGAATTGTCCAATTGGGGAAATGAAACTGAAGTTTAATTTCACCGCAAAAAAATAATAAAGTTTGAAAAGAGCAGTCGTAATTTTAATTGTCCTGTTTTCTATTTTTTCATGTAAAAAAACAGAAGAAAAAGTAGAAGCAAAAATTACTAAACCAGCAACCAAAAAAATAGAATTCGGTTTTAATTACGCAGACTTTAATGTTGTTAATGATACTATTTCAAAAGGAGATTCTTTTGGCTCCATTCTTCAAAGCCAAAATATTGGAGACAAAAAAGTCCATGATATTGTTGAGCAAGTAAAAGATTCTTTTAACGTAAGAAGCATTCGTTACGGCAAACCTTTCACTTTACTTCGCGCCAAAAACAAAACCAATAATTTAGAGGTTTTTATTTATCAGCCAGATGCTTTAAGCTATTATGTTATCGATTTAAGAGACAGTATTGCTAAAGCTTATAAAAAAGTAAAACCTGTTACTTTAAAAAGAAAAATTATTGGCGGAGTTCTAAAAAGTTCATTGTCTGAAACTCTAGGAAACGAAAGTGTAGAAACAGCTTTAGCAAGCAGAATTACAAAAGTTTTTTCTTGGTCAATTGACTTCTTCAAACTAAAAAAAGGAGATCGTTACGGATTAATTTTCACAGAGCGATTCATCAACGGAAAAACGTATGATGGCGTTGAAGAACTAGAAGCAGCATTTTTTGAATATAAAGGCAAAATTGTTTACGCCTTTCCATTTGAAAGAGATACCACTTCTGGAAAAATTGAATATTATGACGATCAGGGAAGAACACTTAAAAATTTCTTCCTAAAAACGCCAATTAAATTCAGCCGAATCACTTCGAGATTTACTATGAATAGATTTCATCCGGTACAGCACACTTGGAAAGCCCACAAGGGAACCGATTATGCAGCGCCAACCGGAACACCAATTTCTACCACAGCATCTGGAGTTGTAGAAACAACTGGATATACGGCAGGAAACGGAAATTTTGTCAAAGTAAAACATAACGGAACCTACTCTACTCAGTATTTACACATGTCTAAAATCTTAGTTCGTCGTGGACAGCGTGTTACTCAAGGTCAGACAATTGGTTTGGTAGGAAGCACAGGTTTGGCTTCTGGCCCGCACGTTTGTTATCGTTTTTGGAAAAACGGTGTTCAAGTTGATGCGCTTCGATTAAATCTTCCAACTGGAGAATCTTTAACAGGAAACGACAGAACTCGTTTTATGACACAGATTGAACCTTTGAAAAGAGAATTGGACAGCATTGGGAATCTGTAAATAATCTATTTTGCAATCTTTTTTGAATCAAAAGTCATGAAAAATGAACGCCTCAAAACCATTTACCATGAAACTTTTTCTGGTTTAAAACTATTCTACAGAGATACGAATCTTTCCGAAAGTTTGATTTCAAATTACAAAGTCGAACAGATTATTCAAGAAAAAGGTTTTACCGACATGAGTTCGATTGGCGGAGGCCTTTTTGGAAATTTCAGATATTTAATTGCAAGCGCGCATGCCAAAGATTTATCAAAATTCAATCCCGACTCTGCTAAGAATGGTCACTTTCTTTTAGATTCAATTGCTTATTTCAAAGTATTGGACATTCAAAAAATTGGTGACAAAACGCAAGTTTTTCTTTTGAATATTCCAGACAATTCAATCTCACTTTTCAAAAATTCATCTTCAAACTTAGAAGAAGAAATTATAGAAAAAGCTCAAAAACGCTTTCGCGAAAGAATCGATGCCGATTTAATTCCGGAATTGCAGACCGAAAATTGGAAAGAAAGAACAAAATCTCCTCTCGGAATGAGTGATAATGGTGAACTTTTTTTTGATGATTCTAAAATTAAAACAGAATCCCCTAAAAGAATTGATGTCGATATTTCGAAGAAAATCATAGAAATCAATAAAAAACCTTGGTGGAAGTTTTGGTAAAAGCCAAAGTTTCACAAAAGCATTTTTTAAAAAACGGTAAGTATTCATGAAAAAAAACTTATTGATACTTTTATCACTAATCACTGTGGGATGCTCCAATCCGAAGGTTTTTATTTTAAATGATAAAGAAGAAAGCAAATCCTTTGTCCAGAAATTAGTCGGCACAGCCTATGAAAAAGATTTAATTGGAAATTCACCTTTAATTGTAATTGATGGAATTCCATTTAAATACAACAAAAAAAAAGATACCATCCTATTGCCACTTAAAAAGTCCGACATCCTTACTTTAGATTTTTTAAACAAAAACAGCAGTCGTATCATTTACAATGAAAAAGAAAATGATGGCGCAATCATCATAACTTCAAAAATTCAAAACTAAAACTCATAAAACGTTTTCGTAACTAATTGTTATATAATCGCAAACCGCTCCCCTTTTAAAAGTTATTTCAGTATTTTTGTGTTTCAGAAAACAAACTCAATTATAGATAAAATGGCTTTAAACACAACAAACCCAACTGGGACTGAAGCGTGGAAAAATCTACAAAACCACTATAACGCAATTCACGAAACCACAATACAAGAATTGTTTCAACAAGATAGTGCGCGCGTTGAAAAATTCAATTTGCAATGGAATGACTTTTTAGTAGATTATTCAAAAAATAATATCAGTCAAGAAACAGTTTCTCTTTTATTAGAATTAGCAAACTCAATCGGATTGAAAGATGCAATTGCACAATATTTTGGAGGAGAATTAATCAATCAGACTGAAAATCGCGCGGTTTTACACACAGCATTGCGTGCTCCAGAATCGGCAGTTATCAAAGTAGACGGAGAAAATGTAATTCCTGAAGTTTACGAAGTAAAAAATAAAATCAAAAAATTTACTGAAGAAGTTATTTCTGGACAAAGAAAAGGCTACACTGGAAAAGCTTTTACAGATGTTGTAAATATTGGTATTGGAGGCTCTGACCTTGGTCCTGTTATGGCTGTTGAAGCTTTACAATTTTACAAAAATCACCTAAACACACATTTCGTTTCAAATGTTGACGGTGACCACGTAAATGAAGTTATCAAAAAACTAAATCCTGAAACTACTTTATTTGTAATTGTTTCTAAAACTTTTACAACTCAAGAAACGCTTTCGAATTCAGAAACTATAAAAGAATGGTTTTTAAAATCGGCTTCTCAAGAAGACATTGCAAAACACTTCGTGGCGGTTTCTACAAACATTAAAAATGTAACAGAATTCGGAATTAATCCAGACAATGTTTTCCCAATGTGGGATTGGGTTGGAGGAAGATTTTCTCTTTGGAGTGCCGTTGGTTTAAGCATTGCTTTGGCTGTTGGATTTGATAATTATAATGATTTATTAAATGGTGCTTATGAAATGGATGAACATTTCAAATCGGCCGAATTTGATGAAAACATTCCGGTTATTTTAGCTTTGTTAAGTGTTTGGTACAATAATTTTTATGGTGCCGAAAGCGAAGCTTTGATTCCATACACACAATATCTACACAAACTTGCTCCTTATTTACAGCAAGCTTTTATGGAAAGCAACGGGAAAAGTGTTGGCCGTGACGGAAAACCTGTTAACTATCAAACTGGAACAATTATCTGGGGAGAGCCAGGAACCAACTCACAACATGCTTTCTTCCAATTAATTCACCAAGGAACAAAAAGAATTCCAACAGATTTTGTGGGATTCGTAAAACCACTTTACGGTAACGAAGATCACCACGATAAATTAATGTCAAACTTTTTTGCACAGACTGAAGCTTTAATGAATGGAAAAACAGAGGCACAAGTTCAGGCAGAGTTTGACAAACAAGGACTTTCTGCTGACAAAGCATCCTACTTAAGACCGTTTAAAGTTTTTACGGGAAACAAACCAACGAATACAATATTGATTCAAAAACTTACTCCAAAAAGCTTAGGATCTTTAATTGCATTATATGAACACAAGATTTTTGTTCAAGGTGTTATTTGGAACATTTTCAGTTTTGATCAATGGGGAGTTGAATTAGGCAAACAATTAGCAAATTCTATCTTAGATGAAATCAATTCTAAGACTGTTAAGAACCATGACAGTTCTACTTCATTTTTGTTAAATCATTTCTTAAAAAACAAATAGAAACATTTATTTAAATATTCTATAACTTTTGAAACGTCCTAATTTCTAGTAAAATTAGGACGTTTTTTACATAAAATACCGACAAAAAGCAGAATTATTCGCCAATTTGCCTGTTTACACTTACAACGTTATTCAAATAATTACATTTTTAACAAAAAAGCTTCTCATAAATTCAAGAAAACAATATTTTTTTTAACGAAAAAAGAAATATTCATTTTAATGCGCAACACAAAAGACAAAACTGTTTTTTCTTAACATTTCGATAACATTATCTGAGTTATTTGTTATAATTTTGCCAAAAACAATAAACTCAATAACAAAATGAAGAAAATGAAAAATTGGTTACTGACTGGACTATTTTTTATGATAGTTTCGACCGTATTTTCTCAAGGAAAGGTTACTGGTAAAATTACCGACGGAACAGGCGGATTACCAGGAGCAAATGTAGTGATCAAAGGGTCTACTACAGGAACTTCAACAGACTTTGATGGTAATTTTTCCCTTACCTCAACATCAAGCACAGGAGAGATTGTAATCTCTTTTTTAGGTTATGACAACCAAACTGTAAAATTTACAGTAGCAAATGGCTCAACTGCAAACTTAGGAACTATCACTTTGGTAGCTTCAAATTCTAACGAATTAAGTGAAGTTGTAGTTACAAGCAGCATTATTGACGTTGCAAAGGACAGAAAAACTCCTGTTGCAGTTTCTACAATTAAAGCTGCTGAAATTCAAGCAAAATTAGGATCTCAGGAGTTTCCTGAAATCTTAAAAAGCACTCCATCTGTATATGCTTCAAAAGCAGGTGGTGGATATGGAGATTCAAGAATTGCGATTCGTGGATTTGACCAAAAAAATATTGCCGTTATGATCAACGGTGTGCCTATCAATGATATGGAAAACAGCTCTGTTTACTGGAGTAACTGGGCAGGTATCTCTGATGTAACTTCTGCAATGCAAGTTCAAAGAGGTCTTGGAGCTTCTAAACTGGCTATTTCTTCTGTTGGAGGAACAATCAATATCGTTACAAAAACATCTGACATGAAAGAAGGTGGATCTGTTTCTTCAAGCTTTGGTAACAACAATTACTTAAAAGCACAAGCTTCTTACAATACAGGAGTTATGAAAAACGGACTTTCTGCTTCTGTTTTATTCAGTAGAACAGCTGGAGACGGATACGTTAACGGTACTCAATTTGAAGGATACAACTATTTCATTGCTTTCGGTTACAAAGCTAGCGACAAGCATAACTTCCAATTTACATTTACAGGAGCACCTCAATGGCACGACCAAAGATCTCAATCTCCTCTTTTAAGTGATTTCTTAAAATTCGGAAGTAATGGTGATCCAAACATTAAATACAACTCTGATTGGGGTATGAGAAATGGTGAGGAATATAATTTAAAAACAAATTATTACCACAAACCTGTAATGTCTCTTAACTGGGATTACGATATCAACTCTACTACAAAATTATCTACAGTAGGTTATGCTTCATGGGGACGTGGAGGAGGAACTACTTCAGCTGGTGGTATTAAAGGTAGCACACCATACAATGGTAATACTTTAAGAAATGCTGACGGAACAATCAATTTTGATTTAATTGAAAACTGGAACTCTGGACAACCAACAACATTAGGAACAAGAACTCCGGTTAATGGTAAATATGAGAACGTTTCATCAACTGGTAATGCAACAAACCTAACTAATGGTTTATCTCAAATTGCTTCTGTAAACTCACACAACTGGTATGGTGCAGTAATCAATTTAGATAAAAAATTCTCTGAAAACTTTACATTTGATTTTGGAGTTGAGGGAAGAATGTACCAAGGTATCCACTTCCAAAACTTAATTGATTTACTTGGAGCTGATGTTTACAAAAACGTTGCTGACGTAAATAACAATCCTGGTTATTTCAGTACTACTTATGCTCCAAGACCAAATGGAAACCCATTTGTTAGTACAGACTATCAAGATAGAATTAACTACTGGAATGACAGTAAAGTTAATTACTATGGAGCTTTTACTCAATTAGAATATACTACTGGTAACTTTACTGCTTTCCTTCAAGGAGCTATTTCTCAACAAGCTTACCAAAGAATTGACCACTTTAAGTATACTTATGATAGCCCTCTTGCTAAAACAGGTTTCAAAACTATTACTGGTGGAGATATTAAAGCTGGAGCTAACTACAACATTAATGAGCACCATAATGTATTTGTAAACGGAGGTATATACTCAAAACAACCGTTTTTCAATGCAGTATACCCTAACAATTCTTCAATTGTTAATCCTAACCTTACAAACGAAAAAATCAAAGCGGTTGAAGTTGGTTACGGTTTCCGTTCTGGAATCTTTAATGCAAACTTAAATGCTTATTACACAACTTGGGATGATCGATTCACAACTGCTATTGATCAAGCACCAGCTAACCCAAGCGGATACTACACTTTCCAAGGTGTTAATGAAATACACAAAGGTTTAGAATTAGATGTTAATGCTAAGGTACTTGACAAATTAAAACTAAACGGTATGATCTCTATTGGTGATTGGAAATACAGCGGAAATGCTACTAGTAGCCGTTTTGATGTTGCTAACAACCCAATTAGTGGAGACCAACCTTTATACCTAGATGGAGTTAAAGTTGGAAACAATGCTCAAACTACAATGGCAATTGGAGCTGCTTACGAAATCTTAACTGGTCTTAATGTTGACGCAAACCTTAACTACTCTGAGAAATTATTTGGAAACATCGATGTGTCTAAATTTTCAGTTGCAAACAACAAAGGAGCAATGGAATTGCCTGGTTTCGCAACTACAGATGCTGGTGTATCATACAAATGGAACATCTCTCCTAAAATCGGTGCATTAAACTTCAGATTAAATGTAAACAACGTTTTTGATAAAATTTTCATCAACGAATCGTTTACAAACATCTTTACAAGTGATTACAAAACTGCTCCAACTCCTACAACGCCAGGTGTAACTTATGCACAAGCTGGAGAAGTTTACAACGGAGTTGCTACTGCAAACAGAGTTTACTTTGGTTACGGAAGAACTTGGAACTTTAGTTTACGTTACGATTTCTAAAATTTAGAATCTAAATAAATAATAAAAACGGCATTGACTTTTAAGTTTAATGCCGTTTTTTTATAGCCTTTTTTGTTATATTTGTTTTGAACAAAAAACACCCCTTATGTATAATTTTCTACAAAAATTTCACTCTGGCTGGGCATACTTAGCATTACTTCTTTTGCTAGTTGCAGTTGTAAATTCAATCATAGGATTTACTTCAAAAAAAGAGTTTACAGCTAAAGATCGTAAAATCGCTTTATTTGCTTTAATTGGAACACACACTCAATTATTGATTGGTTTAATCTTATATTTTGTTTCTCCTCTTGGAAAAGCGGCTTTTGGACAAATGTCTAATGCTGAATTAAGATTAACGTCTTTAGAGCACCCTCTAATTAACATTATCGCTATCATCCTAATTACTATCGGATGGTCTAAACATAAAAAATTAGTTAATAGTGAAGCTAAATTTAAAACCTTTGCTATTTTTTACGGATTAGGATTGTTGCTTATTTTAAGTAGAATTCCATGGAACCTTTGGTTCTAAAAAATACCAATTAAAAGCCCTTTTTCAGGGCTTTTTTTATCTCGGCATATTATTTGTACAAACTCCCCCCAAGTCTGAAAAAGAATAACCCATGAGAAATAAAAAAAATATTTTATTCGCCACAATCGCTTTAACGTTAATTAGCGGCTTTACCTATGTGATAAGCCAAACCAAACCTACAACAGAACCTAAAATTATTCAAGATACTGTTAAAAATATAAAACCAGTTATTATCCCATTGCCGGATTCTGTTTTTACAGACAAAGGTTTAAAACTAAGACCATACAAGAAAAACGCACATGCCTCCTACTATGCAGATCGTTTTAATGGAAAAAGAACCGCTAACGGAAGCAGATTTAACAACAACAGCTATACTGCAGCTCACAAAAAACTTCCTTTTGGAACTAGAGTAAAAGTAACTAATGAAGCCAATGGCAAATTTGTTATCGTAAAAATTACAGACCGTGGTCCTTTTGTAAAAACCCGAGAAATCGATTTGTCTAAAAGAGCTTTTATGGATATTAGCAAAAATAAAGGTGCCGGAGCAATGAAGGTCACCATTGAAACCATAATCGAATAAAAAAAAATCCCGCTTAAAGCGGGATTTTTTTTTATTCTTAAACAAATTTCTTCAATGCCATTATAGCACCAGTATGAAGTCCTTCATGATAATTATTAAAATCTAAGGCTCCTTGAATATGACGAAGCGTGAACCCGATACTCGTAGTATATTCGTGGTAATTGACAAATAAACCGCTTTCAAAATCATTTTTTGTTTTTTCTAATGTTGTTGAAAGCAATGTTCTAATTTCATCAACCTCGGCTTGAGAAACATCCCCTTCTGGTTTAGTTCCTTTTTTATATTTGTTAACGAAATCTTCTGAAACCATTGTTGGAAGACCCGATAATTTATAGACCAAAACCTGCTGCGAAGAAATACAATGACCTATATTCCAAATGATATTATTATTAAAACCATCTGGAATTTTGTTTAATTGCTCTAATGAATGACTATCTAAGAGTTTCAAAAGAATTTCCCTAATTGTTTTTTGTACATCAAAAACTGAACTCATAATTTTAATTTTTTTTCTAAAAATACTCATTTTTACGTTTCAAATGGATTTTCTTTGCATTCTAACAAATTCATAAAACAATGAACAAAATATATTACTTAGCTTCTTGCGATACCTGCAGAAAAATCATCAAAAGCTTACCTGAAAATAATTTAGTTTTTCAAGATATTAGACAAGATCCAATTACCGAAGAACAATTGGAAGAAATGCATAAACTTGCTGGAAGCTACGAAGCGTTATTTAGCAGAAAAGCTCAGCTATACAAATCCATGGGACTAAAAGATCAATCTTTGACTGAAGCCGATTTTAAAAAATACATATTGGAACATTATACTTTTTTAAGTCGTCCAGTTTTTATTATTGACGGAAAAATTTACATTGGCAACAGCCAAAAAAATGTAGCCGAAGTTATAAACGCACTATCGTAAGAATAACCGTAAATTTTGATCTACAAAACTGATTCACAATTTACAACGCAAAGCAGCAAACTTTTATTTATCTTTGCGCCTTTATACTCAATTATATGATACAATCTATGACAGGGTTTGGCAAAGCTTCTTTGCAATTGCCTACAAAGAAAATTACCGTTGAAGTAAAATCTCTAAATTCTAAAGGTTTAGATTTAAATGTAAGAATGCCATCAGTTTATCGCGAGATGGAACTTGGATTACGTACTCTTATTTCGACTAAACTGGAAAGAGGAAAAATTGATTTTGCTATCTATGTAGAAAGTACTGCAGAACAAACTTCAACTAAAGTAAACGTACCTGTTGTAAAAAATTATATCGCACAGTTAAAAGAGGTAAATCCAGATGCCGATGAAACTGAATTAATGAAAATGGCCGTTCGTATGCCTGATACATTAAAAACAGAACGCGAAGAAATTGACGAGAATGACTGGGAGCAGATTCAAGTTATCATTGATGAAGCGCTTCAGAATATTTTAAACTTCCGTAAAGACGAAGGAGAATCTCTTGAAAAAGAATTCAATTTAAGAATTGGAAACATTCGTCAATTCATGAACGATACATTGGCTCTTGATCCAGAACGTGTACAAGCCATTAAAGATCGTCTCCAGACTGCAATTTCAGAATTACAGGTTAATGTTGATGAAAACCGCTTTGAACAAGAATTAATCTATTATTTAGAGAAATTAGATATTACCGAAGAAAAAGTCCGTTTAGGCAATCACTTAGATTACTTTATAGAAACCCTAAATGGAACCGAAGCCAACGGAAGAAAACTTGGTTTTATCACTCAGGAAATGGGACGTGAAATCAATACAATGGGTTCCAAATCAAATCATGCTCAAATGCAGAAATTGGTCGTGATGATGAAGGATGAATTAGAGAAGATTAAAGAGCAGGTTTTAAACGTTTTATAAGGCAATAAGCTATAGGCAACAAAATACCGCACAAATATTAAAGCTTAAAGCATATTGCTTAAAGCCTAAAGCATAAACTAATGAACAAAGGAAAATTAATTGTTTTTTCGGCACCCTCAGGCTCGGGAAAAACAACTATCGTAAAACATTTATTAGGTCAAGAAGATTTAAATCTTGAATTTTCGATTTCGGCAGCATCACGTGCACCACGTGGAGAAGAAGTACACGGAAAGGATTATTATTTCATTTCATTGGAAGAATTCAAAAAACACATTAAGGCAGAGGATTTCTTGGAATGGGAAGAAGTGTATCGAGATAACTTCTACGGTACTTTAAAATCTGAAATCGAAAGAATCTGGGCCATGGGAAAAAACGTGATTTTTGATATTGATGTCGCTGGAGGATTACGTATTAAACATAAATTTCCAGAACAAACTTTAGCCGTTTTCGTAAAACCACCAAGTGTTGACGAACTAAAGCGCAGATTGAAGCAGCGTTCTACAGAAAGCGATGACAAAATCAATATGCGTATCGCAAAAGCATCTGTTGAATTGGCAACTGCTCCCCAATTTGATGTAATTATCAAAAATTATGATTTACCTGTAGCTTTGGAAGAAGCTCATCAATTGGTTAAGGACTTCATAAGTAAATAATTTTATTCCGCAGAGATACACAAAGAAAAACGCAAAGATTCGCCAAGTTGAAATAAAACTTTGCGAATCTTTGTGCTATCTTAGCAACTCCCTATGAAACTCTAGAAAATGAAAATAGGTTTATATTTCGGAACTTACAATCCCATTCATGTTGGTCATTTGATCATTGCAAATCATATGGCAGAGTTTGCAGATTTAGATCAGATTTGGATGGTTGTTACACCTCATAATCCGTTAAAAAAGAAATCGACATTATTAGACGATCAGCAGCGTTTGCAAATGGTTTATCTAGCAACAGAAGATTACACAAAGATAAAACCATCAGATATCGAGTTTAAGTTACCTCAGCCGAGTTATACTATAATTACGCTTGCTCATCTTAAAGAAAAATATCCAACTCATGAGTTCTCTTTAATTATGGGTGAAGACAATCTAAAAACGCTTCATAAGTGGAGAAACTATGAAGTAATTCTTGAAAATCATGATATTTATGTGTATCCGCGTATTTCTGACGAACCCGAAAATGTCGAATTAAAATCGCATCCAAAAATTCATGTAATTGATGCGCCTATTGTTGAGATTTCTTCGACTTTTATTCGAAACAGCATTAAAGAAGGTAAAAACATTCAGCCTTTATTGCCGCCAAAGGTTTGGGAATATATTGATCATAATAATTTTTATAAAAAATAAATAATTTGAATTGCCTCCAGTTTTAACTGGAGGTTTTTTATTTCTCACAATCTTGTCATTTCGACGAAGGAGACTCGAGCGATAGCGAACAGGCGAAGCAAATCTTCGTTTGAAACTCTACAAAGATTGGCGATTAACTGTATGGAGTTACTTGCGAAGATTTCTCCTTCGTCGAAATGACAGACAGAATGTAAAAAATTCAAATCACAAAAAAAGCCTGAACTTACATTCAGGCTTTCGTTTTATAATTAAGCTTCGATACTTACTTCGCTTTTTACTCTC includes these proteins:
- the nadD gene encoding nicotinate (nicotinamide) nucleotide adenylyltransferase; its protein translation is MKIGLYFGTYNPIHVGHLIIANHMAEFADLDQIWMVVTPHNPLKKKSTLLDDQQRLQMVYLATEDYTKIKPSDIEFKLPQPSYTIITLAHLKEKYPTHEFSLIMGEDNLKTLHKWRNYEVILENHDIYVYPRISDEPENVELKSHPKIHVIDAPIVEISSTFIRNSIKEGKNIQPLLPPKVWEYIDHNNFYKK